A stretch of Mycobacterium sp. ITM-2016-00316 DNA encodes these proteins:
- a CDS encoding hydrogenase maturation protease encodes MVGCGNLLRGDDGVGPVLVRHLWELGVPDGAQMVDGGTAGMDTAFRMRGARRVVIVDAAATGVKPGTVYRVPGEEFAELPPLQGLHTHSFRWDHAIAFARWALGDGCPTDITVFLIEVAGVEYGADLSEPVQAGMRTVMDIIEREFLSALRPATATEVTVEFTDDGYIRLDAALAGSRFASDAVAAVVRDDDLWLIPLRGPRSGGLLLKQRNPAGDRSALVHEVLYGRIPVGIRGAFWDDERGALRIPLEPAT; translated from the coding sequence GTGGTCGGCTGCGGCAATCTGCTGCGCGGCGACGACGGTGTCGGGCCCGTTCTGGTGCGCCATCTCTGGGAGCTCGGCGTGCCCGACGGCGCGCAGATGGTCGATGGCGGAACCGCAGGCATGGATACCGCATTCCGGATGCGGGGCGCGCGGCGGGTCGTCATCGTCGATGCCGCCGCCACCGGGGTGAAGCCCGGCACGGTCTACCGGGTCCCAGGCGAGGAGTTCGCCGAACTGCCGCCCCTGCAAGGGCTGCACACCCATTCGTTCCGGTGGGATCATGCCATCGCCTTTGCCCGCTGGGCATTGGGAGATGGCTGCCCGACCGATATCACGGTGTTCCTCATCGAGGTGGCAGGCGTCGAGTACGGGGCCGATCTGTCCGAACCGGTGCAGGCCGGGATGCGCACCGTCATGGACATCATCGAGCGGGAGTTCCTTTCCGCGCTGCGGCCCGCGACGGCCACCGAGGTGACCGTCGAGTTCACCGACGACGGGTACATCCGCCTCGACGCGGCGCTGGCCGGGAGTAGATTCGCCTCCGATGCGGTCGCGGCCGTGGTACGCGATGACGACTTGTGGCTCATTCCGCTTCGTGGCCCGCGCAGCGGCGGGCTGCTGCTCAAGCAGCGCAATCCGGCGGGGGATCGCAGTGCACTCGTTCACGAGGTGCTCTACGGTCGCATTCCCGTCGGTATTCGCGGCGCCTTCTGGGATGACGAGCGGGGCGCGCTGCGCATCCCGTTGGAGCCGGCGACATGA
- a CDS encoding NifU family protein — protein sequence MTTTAEQSTAGGVDEPEFEMLAKRVDDAMRALAGLDPMSRAIAEEVKAAVEAIHRAGLISIVRRLKADEATRAALFELVDDPVVHLLLSIHEIVRPDPMTLANRVLAEVRPQLQSHGGDVALVRIEDGTAFVRLEGACNGCSMSSVTLRTLVEGALTEGVPGVRLVEVLPNEPSPTLISVESLTIGLNPANEGWVQLGPVAGVPDGNITSRSLTADSGAYAEVIIVRVANKMTAYRNECAHEALPLDNAMLDVSNGTLTCPWHGFCYDATSGECLTAPGAQLEQLPLRIDNGDVWVRVGQG from the coding sequence ATGACCACCACCGCTGAACAATCCACTGCCGGCGGTGTTGATGAGCCGGAATTCGAGATGCTCGCCAAGCGCGTCGACGACGCGATGCGGGCGCTGGCGGGTTTGGATCCGATGTCGCGGGCCATCGCCGAGGAGGTCAAGGCAGCCGTCGAGGCGATTCACCGGGCCGGACTGATCAGCATCGTGCGCAGGCTCAAGGCAGACGAGGCGACTCGGGCCGCGTTGTTCGAACTCGTCGACGACCCGGTGGTGCACCTGCTGCTGTCGATTCATGAGATCGTCAGGCCCGATCCGATGACACTGGCCAATCGTGTGCTGGCAGAGGTGCGCCCGCAGCTGCAGAGCCACGGCGGCGATGTCGCGCTGGTACGTATCGAGGACGGCACCGCGTTCGTCCGGCTCGAAGGCGCGTGCAATGGCTGCTCGATGTCGTCGGTGACGCTGCGCACCCTGGTCGAGGGCGCGCTCACCGAGGGCGTCCCCGGCGTGCGCCTGGTCGAAGTGCTGCCCAACGAACCGTCACCCACCCTGATATCGGTGGAGTCGTTGACCATCGGGCTGAACCCGGCCAACGAAGGCTGGGTGCAGCTCGGCCCGGTCGCCGGTGTCCCCGACGGCAACATCACCTCGAGGAGCCTGACGGCGGACTCAGGCGCCTACGCGGAGGTCATCATCGTCCGCGTCGCCAACAAGATGACGGCGTACCGCAACGAATGTGCCCATGAGGCATTGCCGTTGGACAACGCGATGCTCGACGTCAGCAACGGAACACTCACCTGTCCCTGGCATGGCTTCTGCTATGACGCGACCTCGGGGGAGTGCCTGACCGCGCCGGGAGCCCAGTTGGAGCAGCTGCCGCTACGGATCGACAACGGCGACGTCTGGGTTCGGGTCGGGCAGGGATGA
- a CDS encoding NHL repeat-containing protein, with amino-acid sequence MSRYTVRMNVSGRPDRRDIAPEVDMRGGWSPEVWLGAPAPGGLALPPASPTMAWMYSPRGVFLGENHFVVADSGNHRVLIWHGIPTDDEQPADVVLGQPDGTTEGRAANGRGPERGMNLPTGVLVHEGRLIVADAWHHRILVWDEVPVLSDTPPDHILGQPDPWSIAPNQGGQCSASTFYWPFGIAIVGTRFWVADTGNRRVLGWDGGIPGPGCPADIVLGQPDDTHREENRGDDAGPASFRWPHDIAGHDDMLLVADAGDHRILGWSPHPETDRSADIVLGQPDFSSVAEWPYGPHTGDRFRFPYAIGLDAGRLAIADTANNRILLWDGVPTDGRAADHVLAQPDFASNGENRWTSVQPDTLCWPYGISLHGDRLAVSDSGNNRVMIWHRS; translated from the coding sequence GTGAGCCGCTACACCGTGCGGATGAATGTCAGCGGACGACCCGACCGGCGCGATATCGCCCCCGAGGTCGATATGCGCGGCGGCTGGTCTCCTGAGGTATGGCTGGGCGCGCCCGCGCCAGGTGGGCTGGCGCTGCCGCCGGCGAGCCCGACGATGGCCTGGATGTACTCGCCGCGCGGTGTGTTCCTCGGCGAAAACCATTTCGTGGTAGCAGATTCCGGCAATCACCGGGTGCTGATCTGGCACGGCATTCCCACCGACGATGAGCAACCCGCCGATGTGGTGCTAGGTCAGCCCGACGGCACGACGGAGGGCCGGGCGGCCAACGGGCGCGGGCCCGAACGCGGGATGAACTTGCCGACAGGGGTCCTGGTGCACGAGGGGCGGTTGATCGTCGCCGACGCCTGGCACCACCGCATCCTGGTGTGGGACGAGGTCCCCGTGCTCAGTGACACACCGCCGGATCACATTCTCGGGCAGCCCGATCCCTGGAGCATTGCCCCGAATCAAGGTGGACAGTGTTCGGCGTCGACGTTCTACTGGCCGTTCGGCATCGCCATCGTCGGTACCCGCTTCTGGGTCGCGGACACCGGTAACCGGCGGGTGCTCGGCTGGGACGGCGGCATCCCCGGCCCGGGATGTCCGGCCGATATCGTGCTCGGGCAGCCCGATGACACCCACCGCGAGGAGAACCGCGGCGACGATGCCGGCCCGGCCAGTTTTCGCTGGCCGCACGATATCGCCGGCCACGATGACATGCTGCTGGTCGCCGATGCCGGCGACCACCGGATACTCGGCTGGTCACCGCACCCCGAGACCGATCGATCGGCGGATATCGTCCTGGGTCAACCGGACTTCTCCAGTGTCGCCGAGTGGCCGTACGGACCGCACACCGGCGACCGGTTCCGCTTCCCCTACGCGATCGGTCTGGACGCAGGGCGCCTGGCGATCGCCGACACCGCGAACAACCGGATTCTGTTGTGGGATGGCGTGCCCACCGACGGCCGCGCGGCGGATCATGTGCTGGCCCAACCGGATTTCGCGTCCAACGGCGAGAACCGGTGGACATCGGTGCAGCCGGACACGCTGTGCTGGCCGTACGGGATCTCGTTGCACGGCGACCGGTTGGCAGTCTCGGACTCCGGCAACAACCGCGTGATGATCTGGCATCGATCGTGA
- a CDS encoding NAD(P)-dependent oxidoreductase — protein MRGAKILITGPTGQVASPLALSLAADNEVWGIARFTDAAARENLERAGIRCQKVNLAAGDFSSIPSDFDYVLNLAVAKSGRWDKDLGANAESVGLLMAHCADAKAFLHCSSAAVYDPPDDEPRTETAALGDNHKSLFPTYSISKIAGEVVARTMARALGVPTVIARLNVPYGDNGGWPFFQMEMMRSGVPIPVPPGGPARYNPIHEDDIIATLPKMLEAASVPATTVNWCGDQAVSLQEWCAYIGELVGSAPVFEESEAALRGGPTDTTLMHELVGGTSVDWRDGIRRMVTKFHPELVGA, from the coding sequence ATGCGTGGCGCAAAGATCCTCATCACCGGTCCCACCGGACAGGTCGCGTCGCCGCTGGCGTTATCGCTCGCGGCGGACAACGAGGTGTGGGGCATCGCCCGCTTCACCGATGCCGCGGCCCGCGAGAACCTGGAGCGCGCCGGAATTCGCTGCCAGAAGGTCAACCTGGCCGCCGGCGACTTCAGTTCCATCCCGTCGGATTTCGACTACGTCCTCAACCTGGCGGTCGCCAAGAGCGGGCGCTGGGACAAGGACCTGGGAGCCAACGCCGAATCCGTCGGCCTGCTGATGGCGCACTGCGCCGACGCCAAGGCGTTCCTGCACTGTTCGTCGGCCGCGGTGTACGACCCGCCGGACGATGAACCACGCACCGAGACCGCGGCGCTCGGCGACAACCACAAGTCGCTGTTTCCGACGTACTCGATCTCCAAGATCGCCGGCGAGGTGGTGGCCCGGACGATGGCCCGCGCGCTCGGTGTGCCGACGGTGATCGCCCGGCTCAACGTGCCCTACGGCGACAACGGCGGCTGGCCGTTCTTTCAGATGGAGATGATGCGCTCGGGTGTGCCGATCCCAGTCCCACCCGGCGGGCCCGCCCGCTACAACCCGATTCACGAGGATGACATCATCGCGACGCTGCCGAAGATGCTGGAAGCCGCCTCGGTGCCCGCCACGACGGTCAACTGGTGCGGAGATCAGGCGGTCAGCCTGCAGGAGTGGTGTGCCTATATCGGCGAACTCGTGGGCAGCGCACCGGTGTTCGAGGAGAGCGAGGCGGCCCTGCGCGGCGGCCCGACCGATACGACGCTGATGCACGAACTGGTCGGCGGCACCTCGGTGGACTGGCGCGACGGCATCCGCCGGATGGTGACGAAATTCCACCCGGAACTGGTGGGGGCCTAG
- a CDS encoding META domain-containing protein — MRLIVLLLAALVTAGCASTAAAEETTPEGRTFVSVSVTGEQIPGGGPLTLSFTDGQLSAYAGCNRGSGPADLADGHLSTRLATTMMGCPPPYGDADGWMGRFLEAQPAWSLAGDDLILTTSTSTVTLRDKAVVDPDRPLVGNTWRVDSLVSADAVMTSATLEQVKPTLTIGPDQSVTGWTGCHTFYARAEVSGSAEETVTFGPINVGGPVCPGEIGDIEQSILRVLDGSVQAVVDADRLRLTGADGNGLLLRAE; from the coding sequence ATGCGCCTGATCGTGTTGCTGCTGGCCGCGTTGGTGACCGCCGGCTGTGCGAGTACCGCCGCCGCCGAGGAGACCACACCGGAGGGCCGTACGTTCGTGTCGGTGTCGGTGACGGGCGAGCAGATCCCCGGTGGCGGTCCGCTGACCCTGAGTTTCACCGACGGTCAGCTGTCGGCGTACGCAGGCTGCAACCGCGGATCCGGTCCGGCCGATCTCGCCGACGGGCACCTGAGCACCCGGCTGGCCACCACGATGATGGGCTGCCCGCCGCCCTACGGGGACGCCGACGGGTGGATGGGTCGCTTCCTGGAGGCCCAGCCGGCGTGGTCGCTCGCCGGTGACGACCTCATCCTGACGACCTCGACGAGCACGGTGACCCTGCGCGACAAGGCGGTCGTGGACCCGGATCGCCCGCTCGTCGGCAACACCTGGCGGGTGGACAGCCTGGTCTCCGCCGACGCGGTCATGACGTCAGCCACCCTCGAGCAGGTCAAACCCACGCTGACGATCGGACCCGATCAGTCCGTTACCGGGTGGACCGGCTGCCACACCTTTTATGCTCGCGCCGAGGTCAGCGGGTCGGCCGAGGAGACCGTGACGTTCGGGCCCATCAACGTCGGGGGCCCGGTGTGCCCTGGTGAAATCGGCGACATCGAGCAGTCGATCCTTCGCGTGCTGGACGGTTCCGTCCAGGCCGTCGTGGACGCCGATCGGCTGCGGTTGACCGGCGCCGATGGCAACGGTCTGCTGCTGCGCGCCGAGTAA
- the dapB gene encoding 4-hydroxy-tetrahydrodipicolinate reductase, which translates to MRVAVLGAKGKVGATMVKAVADAPDLELSAQVDAGDPLSMLTDTGTEVVIDFTHPDVVMDNLNFLIDNGIHAVVGTTGFTEERITQVHIWLSARPDVAVLIAPNFAIGAVLTMHFAKQAARHFESVEVIELHHPHKADAPSGTAVRTAKLIAEARKGLPPNPDATSTGLDGARGADVDGVPVHSIRLAGLIAHQEVLFGTEGETLTIRHDSMDRTSFVPGVLLGVRKVAERPGLTVGIEPLLDLS; encoded by the coding sequence ATGCGAGTTGCAGTGTTGGGCGCCAAGGGCAAGGTCGGCGCCACCATGGTCAAGGCCGTTGCGGACGCCCCCGATCTGGAATTGTCGGCCCAGGTCGATGCCGGAGATCCGTTGTCGATGCTCACCGATACCGGCACCGAGGTCGTCATCGACTTCACCCATCCCGATGTGGTGATGGACAACCTGAACTTCCTGATCGACAACGGCATTCATGCGGTGGTGGGTACCACCGGATTCACCGAGGAGCGCATCACCCAGGTGCACATCTGGCTGTCGGCCAGGCCCGACGTCGCGGTGCTGATCGCGCCGAACTTCGCCATCGGCGCCGTGTTGACCATGCATTTCGCCAAGCAGGCCGCCCGGCATTTCGAGTCTGTGGAGGTGATCGAACTACACCACCCGCACAAGGCCGACGCTCCGTCGGGCACCGCTGTACGCACCGCCAAGCTGATTGCGGAAGCGCGAAAAGGCTTGCCGCCCAATCCTGATGCCACCAGCACCGGGCTCGACGGCGCCCGCGGCGCCGACGTCGACGGTGTCCCGGTGCACTCGATCAGATTGGCCGGGCTGATCGCCCATCAGGAGGTGCTGTTCGGCACCGAAGGGGAGACACTGACCATCCGGCACGACAGCATGGACCGCACGTCGTTCGTGCCCGGCGTGCTGCTCGGGGTGCGCAAGGTGGCCGAGCGGCCGGGCCTCACCGTCGGGATTGAGCCGCTGCTCGACCTGTCATGA
- a CDS encoding flavodoxin family protein, which yields MFEAVIAGATDPDIEGVEVIRRPALTVSPAEMLDADGYLLGSPANLGYISGALKHAFDGAYYQLLDSTRGRPFGLYLHGNEGTEGAERAVDGITAGLGWVKVADHVVVSGKPDKADLEACWNLGATVAAQLMQ from the coding sequence ATGTTCGAGGCCGTCATCGCCGGCGCGACCGACCCCGATATCGAGGGGGTGGAGGTCATCCGTCGCCCGGCGCTCACGGTGTCACCGGCGGAGATGCTCGACGCCGACGGTTACCTGCTGGGTTCACCGGCCAATCTGGGCTACATCTCGGGCGCGCTCAAGCACGCCTTCGACGGCGCCTACTACCAGCTGCTGGACAGCACCCGCGGTCGGCCGTTCGGGCTGTACCTGCACGGCAACGAGGGCACCGAGGGTGCCGAGCGGGCGGTCGACGGCATCACGGCGGGTCTGGGCTGGGTGAAAGTGGCCGACCACGTGGTGGTCTCCGGGAAACCCGACAAGGCCGACCTGGAGGCGTGCTGGAACCTCGGGGCGACCGTTGCCGCGCAATTGATGCAGTGA
- a CDS encoding dienelactone hydrolase family protein: protein MPTTTDTITTAEGACRVTVATPEGDGPWPAVVMYPDAGGVRATFDEMAAQLAGYGYVVLVPDVYYRDAGWTPFDMGTVFADDDERKRLFGMIAKVTPEIMAADAAAFFDYLQARPDVSGDTFGTTGYCMGGRTSLIVAGRVPDRVAAAMSFHGGGLAADDPGSPHLLADKIKARVYVGGARDDASFTVEDSLVLEAALTEAGVDHTIEFYSAAHGFAVPDNLPYDESAARQHWEAMAQVFGSTLS, encoded by the coding sequence ATGCCGACCACCACAGACACCATCACCACCGCCGAAGGCGCCTGCCGCGTCACGGTCGCGACTCCCGAGGGGGACGGGCCCTGGCCCGCGGTGGTGATGTACCCCGACGCCGGCGGCGTCCGGGCCACCTTCGACGAGATGGCCGCCCAGCTCGCCGGGTACGGCTACGTGGTGCTGGTCCCCGATGTCTACTACCGCGACGCCGGGTGGACGCCCTTCGACATGGGCACGGTGTTCGCCGATGACGACGAACGCAAGCGGCTCTTCGGGATGATCGCCAAGGTCACCCCCGAGATCATGGCCGCCGACGCGGCCGCGTTCTTCGACTACCTGCAGGCGCGCCCCGACGTCTCCGGCGACACCTTCGGCACCACCGGGTACTGCATGGGCGGGCGGACCTCGCTGATCGTCGCGGGCCGGGTCCCCGACCGGGTGGCGGCGGCGATGTCGTTTCACGGCGGCGGGCTGGCCGCCGACGATCCGGGCAGCCCGCACCTGCTGGCCGACAAGATCAAGGCCCGGGTCTACGTGGGCGGAGCCCGCGACGATGCCTCGTTCACCGTCGAGGACTCGCTGGTCCTGGAGGCGGCGCTGACCGAGGCCGGGGTCGATCACACCATCGAGTTCTACTCGGCCGCCCATGGTTTCGCGGTGCCGGACAACCTGCCCTATGACGAGTCGGCGGCCCGCCAGCACTGGGAGGCGATGGCGCAGGTGTTCGGCAGCACGCTGAGCTGA